ATTCATcgaaataaaactccatctgccacttctcagcccacctgatcaagatcccgttgtactctgaggtaaccttctctgctgtccactacacctccaattttggtgtcatctgcaaacttaatcactatacctcttttgctcacatccaaatcatttatataaatgatgaaaagtgatggactcagcacagatccctgtggcactccactggtcacaggcctccagtctgaaaaacaaccctccaccaccaccctctgttttctatctttgagccagttctgtatccaaatggctagttctccctgtattccatgagatctaaccttgctcaccagtctcccatggggaaccttgtcgaacaccttactgaagtccatacagatcacatctactgctctgccctcatcaatcctctttgttacttcttcaaacaactcaatcaagtttgtgagatagtATTTCACACGCACAAATAGTTCTTGCGCTGTGACAATATGAGGAGGGCATTCAGCCGAATACACTTTTTGGACAACACCCTTGGTTTGTTTGGGAAACTACTTCCTCTCTACAGTCCTTCTTGGTATGGAGTAGCCCCTTGAGATCTGTTCCAAATCCCTACAAACACTGTGAAGACCCAACCCAGCCAACTGGTTCATGAGCACACATGATTAGAGGACCATTCCGGGACACAGAATGTTTCCCCAGCCATGGGTATACATCTTCTTCTTgaagatttcctcccacaattcaaaagatgcgcaggttacagtggattggcggtgctgaattgcccataatgttaagggatgtgtaggtgaggtacatgagtcaggggtaaatgtgggctaacagggtaggggaatggatctgggtgggatactcttcggaggggtcagtttggacttgttgggccaaagggcctgttaccacactgtagggattgtatgattctaagaCTCTGCTCACAGCACCCtgtttataatctcttccaacctcttccctcaGGCAGCAGACACCAAAGCTTGTGCACACACACcaaaagattcaagaacagcttcttccctgcctgtATTAGACTAGACATTAATTAAATGTTACATTTAACATTGATCTCGTTGTTTGTACACCTCCACTGCAGCTGTAACATGGTGTTTCTCGCTCTGCTCTATTACCCTTATGCACCTTGTATGGTATGATATGCCAGGACTGCATGcaaagcaaaacttttcactgtacctaggtacatgcagcaatagtaaatcaaatcaaagatgtGTTGTTTGACTAACAACACatgcatggagtcatagagatgtacagcacggatacagacccttcggtccaacccgtccatgccgaccagatatcccaaaccaatctagtcccacctgccaacacccggcccatatccctccaaacccttcctattcatatacccatccaaatgcctcttaactattacaactgtaccagcctccaccacttcctttggcagctcattccatactcgtaccaccctctgtgtgaaaaagttgccccttaggtctcttttatatctttcccctctcagcctaaacctatgccctctagcacTTCACTAATTTATTAGTTTAATCTATTTAACATCTATACAAGCTAATGAGTGAATCTATTAGTTTAAGTTGCTTCATACATGTGCAAACTGAGGAGTTTTCCTGCCTTGTTTTCATGCTAGGGGCTTTGGATGATTGGCACTTGGAGCTCTATCTCAGATTCCATGTCACGGGTCTCATGAACCTCCATCCAATGGCCTGACCGGGGAAGTCCAACAAGAGCACTGAAGTCCCCAGTATTAATACTACTCAGgctaggattaaagacaggattcttggaagtgtagaggaacagagggatctgggtgtgcaggtacatagatccctcaaagttgccacccaagtggatagtgttgttaagaaagcacatagtgtttaggctttcattaacaggggaatcgagtttacgagctgcgaggttttgttgcagctctacaagtctctggtgagaccacacttggaatattgtgtccagttctgatcgccctactgtaggaaagatacagaggctttggagagggtgcaaagaaggtttaccaggatgctgtctggactggagggcttgcctgatgaagaaaggttgaataagctcggacttttctctctggagagaaggaggaagagaggagacctgatcaaggtgtacaaaataatgagaggaacagatagagtcaatagccagagacttttccccagggcaggattgactgggacAAGGAGTCAAAGTTTGaggatattaggaggaaggtataaaggagatgtcagaggtaggttctttatgcaaagagttgtgaatgcatggaatacattgccaaCGGTGGTGGTGGACGCAGacacactggggacatttaagcgactgctggacatgcacatggatagcagtgagttgaggggtgtgtcggtcaagttattatattttacattaggattaaatctcggcacaacatcgtgggccaaagggcctgttattTGCTGTACTTTTCTGCGTTCTATGTTCTAGGACTTCCCTTACCTTTCCAGGTCATTCCATTGTGAAGAAAATAAGGTGGAAATATCCCCTGGTGGCTCTGTCTTAACTACATAGAACAATGGTTCCCACAGTGTTATGGACGAGGTCAGACTAGtcaaaacattctgaagcagtcagcccagaccgtaactttggtatttgtttcagtaagtgtacagtgaaaattacccagagtaagttaacTAGATTGACTACCtggttttaaaacaaacaaaaatttattcacaaaattacagaatgaaatacaaagaacagaatccCCACAGAACTCAGACTATCCCAAACTAgccttaatgatgctgttccgaaaatacacaacagtcccagtaaacaaaccccttaaacatagagtaaaactgaaacagaggcttacgggtcgaagttagaagggcagaaggagagagagttcagTCGTCTATTTCACACACACGCAGCTTGTGCTGCACTTAACTAAAGTTCCGAACTGAACTGCTCAGTTAGAGAGCTGGCCATGTCCCCTTCACCATACAGGTTGCTTTTAAAACATAAACCTTTGCcctaatgattagattccctacagtgtggaaacaggcccttcggcccaacaagtccacaccaaccctccaatgagcaactcacccagacccattcccctacacctaacactacgggcaatttagcatggccaattcaccagacctgcacatctttgtgactgtgggaggaaaccggagcacccggaggaaacccacgcagactcggggagaatgtgcaaactcgacacaggcAGTCGCTCGAGgcgggattgaacccgggtccatggccctatgagacagcagtgctaaccactgagccaccgtgccgcctcaccaatgtctcatctgtttacatataaacaaaaggcctctcagtaAGCCCTTTCATCTCTCGACCACTTCAACTGATTTGAAGCCCGGACTGTTTCAGGATCCCTCTGAAAAccaccaaggacacagtatccttgagaaaaggaacggCTTTTAGAAAAAGGACCCACTTTGTGACACAGACCATCAAGTTATGCAGTTACTTCCCAGTCAAAACAGTTTTTTCCCCCCCACCAGGCCTGTTTTCATGTATTTTTCCACAATTGCTTATTGTCCTGCCCAATTAACCATGAATCCAgccctatccccagaaatggaaatggatgttgaggaagggaagggaggaatcAATGATGAACCTGGTTTAGGTGATAAtcaggtggaaattggaagcaaaatggaTATGTTTTCTTCCAGATCAGAACGAGAGAGGGAAGCATGATGTCCTGGAGGAAGGAGTTATGGGGAAGGCACTGAGCAAGAGTGGAACACGctccccacaaagagacaggcgcaACTGGGACCCATGTGGGTGACCATGGCCACACCTTTAACCCGAAGAAAGAGAAAGGAGTCAAGGGAGAGGCTGTTCGAATTGTGGAGGAGCTCAGCCAGGCAGAGAAGAGTGGTGACGGGCGGGGAGAGATCAGCCCTACCTTCCAGTCAGAAGTGGAGGGTCCCGAGACCATCCGGACATGGGATGGACAGGTGAAGGGATTGCACGTGAAGGCAGCCCGCGAACCAGAAAATCTCCAACCAGCATATATTGTCAGAAGACCCGCAGATGTAAGTGGGGCGGGACTGGACAAGGGGAGGAAAACAAAATTGAGTCAAGGCAGGACGAAACAGATTACCTGAGGTCAGGAAGTTGGAAACCTGGGTTGGCCtgggcagtcctgtttgtggggtctggggagaaagtaggagcagGTTTCAGGGACAATGGGCTGGGAAACTCTCAGGGGGATTTTGTTCTGATTTTGTTGTCTTTATTACTGTGGCACGTAACCAGTTGTGCGTGCTGTACAAGGTGGACCAGGGTTATAGAGCAGAGTGTGGAATATCGATCACGGTGTGACAGAATCATCAGAAGGCGCAGAGAGAGATCAGcactaacatttgagaggtctattTAGAAGTCCGATCGCAACAGGGAAGAGACTCTTCTtaaacctgctggtgcatgtatTCAATCTTTTATATCATGTGCTAGACAGgagagatgggggaagggagGATAACTGGAATGAGAGGGTCTTATAGTGGCTGCCTTCCTGAAGTAGCAGGAATTACatatggagtcaatggatggaaggccaGTTGTGGGGAACTCCTCCTTCCCCATCCTGACCTGCTGGCCTCGGAAGGCATGACCTCCGACCTTGTGGCCTGCGACCTGGTTGCCCCAGAGCTCTCGGCCTTGCAACACCTGGCGTCGCACAGACCCGAGGAGGTGGCCTCTTGGCACAGCATGGCAGTCCCTTGGTCTGGCGTGGCAGCCTCTTGGCCCAGCATGGTGGTCTTCGGGCGGTACATGGCGGGCTTTCAGCCTGGCGTGGAGTCCTCTCAGCCTGGTATGGTGGTCTTCGGGCGGTTCATGGCGGGCTTTCAGCCTGGCGTGGTGTCCTCTCGGCCCGGCGTGGCGGTCTCCCAGTGGCCAATGTGCAGTGAACTCGGGGTGGTGTGTGGCGGTCTCTCAGCCTGGCTCGGTCTCGGTGTGGACTTCCAGTCTCAGGGACACAAGATGCCAACATGGACTGGGTCAGAAGACTGTTTTTCTGTACTTTTTTCCCCCCAGTTTATAGTTTATTCCTAAATCTACAATGCTGAGCATTTTTTCACTTCTCTATTTTGCCATGAACTGTAACCGAGAAAGCtgtacctggagtacattgtATCTAAGATGAGACCATAAGTCGCGACTTGCACACTTCTCACTGTTTTCATTTGACTACGTGTGACAATGAAGCAAATTCTAATTAAGCATGGATTGCCATTAGCACAGCCTACCTACTCGCAGAAGTATGGccacatcacaaacaacagaacCAAAAGTTATTGGAAATCTCAGCATCTGTTTGGGGGGACGGGGggagaatcagagttaacctaTCAGGTCCATCCTGCAGAATGGGTTCCTGATCCCaagacgttaactctgatttctctggacggatgctgccggacctgctgggTTAATCCGGCAATTTCAGTTTCtctttctgatttccaatatCCGCAGAtttttcatagagtcatggaaacagacccttcagtccaacccgtccatgctgaccagatatcccaacccaatctagtcccacctgccagcacccgacccatatccctccaaacccttccaattcacatacccatccaaatgcctcttaaatgttgcaattgtaccagcctccaccacttcctctggcagctcattccatacatgtaccactctctgtgtgataaagttgccccctgggtctcttttatatctttcccctctcaccttaaacctatgtcctctagttctggactccccgaccccaaggaaaagactgtgcctatttatctattcatgcccctcatgattttgtaaacctctataaggtcacctctcagcctccagggaaaacagccccagcctgttcagcctctccctgtagctcaaatcctccaaccctggcaacatccttgtaaatcttactGCACATTATGACTaattcagcttctcttctgtcctgGCTTAGCACCCCTGTTTACTCGCTCCTTTTATATCTATCTCTAACTTTCTGGGCTACATCTCCacatagaacatcaaacattccagcacagtccaggcccttcggccctcgatgttgcgctgacctgtggaaccaatctgaagcccatctcaccaacaccattccattattatcaatatgtttatccaatgaccatttaagtacCCTTAAgtttggcaagtctactactgttgccctttccactctctgagtaaagaaactacctctgatgtctgtccTCTATCTTTTAcctctcagtttaaagctatgtcccctcctgctagccatcaccatccaaagaaaaaggctctcactgtccaccctatctaaccctttgatcaTCTTCTTTgtctcaactaagtcacctctcaaccttcttctctctaatgaaaacagcctcaagtccctcagcctttcctcataagacagagCCATCGAGTCATATagagtccaactcgtccatgccgaccagatatcataaactaATCCAGCCCCATCTATTGggacttggcctatatccctctaaacccttcctattcgtgtatccATTCAGATATCTATGAgatgtagtaattgtaccagcctccaccatttcctctggcagttcattccatacacgcaccaccctctgtgtgaaatagttgctcctcagatcacttttatatctttcccctctcagcttaaacctctgccctctagttctgggctcccccaccccagggaaaagaccttgcctatttaccccatccatgcccctcatgattttataaacctctataaagttacccctcagcctcggacactccagggaaaacagccccaacttgttcagcctctccctgtagctcaaatctgaGGCCTGTGTCCATTACAGTtcaaatgaatgagagaagatcttgAGTGGGAAGGATtcagagagatgtgggccaaatgctggcacgtgggactagatcagattaagATATCGGGTGGGTgcggatgggttggactgaagggtctgtatttgtgctgtatgactccatgttgTTGAGATGGAGATATCCTGAGGGGAGGGGACAGGATGGAGACTGAAGGGATATCACCCAAAGTTGGGCAATaagaactaggggacacagttaaTAGATAAGCAAGAGAGCGCGGTGAGATTTTCATCCCTCTCTATAAAGGACCACAAATCTTTGTACGGGGGCAGAATCACTGAATGTCTCTGATAGATTTTTACCAAGTGAGTTAAAGGCTAATTGGGGGATGCGGGGGGCACGGTTACAGCAAGAGTTTAGATCACAACcagttggtccatatctctcGGATTAAGTTCGAGGGGAGGgctggcctactcctgctattgctgctcagACTTCCCTTTCTCTCCCCTCAGAGGTCGACTGGTGTATATCCatcaccctgtgttactgactgtgtctctactgatgttaatccagctccctcacactgtcactcagtaacccctttacacccagcaccctgtgttactgactgcatCTCTAATGATGTTAATCCAACTCCCTGATATAATCAATCAGTAacacctctcccctccaacccccgtgttactgactgtatctgtactgatgttaatccagctcccaaaagaccttccctccataccgggcaacatcctagtaaatctcctctgcaccctttccaaggcTTCTACATCGCTTCTATAGTACAGTGATCAGAAATGTACACAACGCTCCgtgtgtggccgcaccagagttttgtacagctgccacatgacctcatggctcagaaacccaatccctctacctCCTCtgcgcggcacggtggctcagtggttagcactgctgccccacagcaccaaggacccaggttcaattctagcctcgtgcgactgtctgtgtggagtttgcacgttctccccgtgtctgcgtgggtttcctccgggtgctccggtttcctcccacagtccaaagacgtgcagctcagggtgaattggccgtgctaaattgcccacagtgttaggtgcataagtcagagggaaatgggtctgggtgggttactcttcggagggtcggtgtggatttgttgggccgaggggcctgtttccacactggagggaatctgatctaatctaccATCCCACATCCTTTTCGTCAGCACAAATACCGATCTGCTATCAGTCCTAATGAAGAGTCAACGGGCTCGAAAACTTTAACCCTGTTTTCTCCCCaagtttaaaaaccacacaacaccaggttggagtccaacaggtttatttggaagcactagctttcgggggaGGCTGCTCCttcgttttagattagattagattacttacagtgtggaaacaggcccttcggcccaacaagtccacaccgacccgccgaagcgcaacccacccgtacccctacatttacctcttacctaagactacgggcaatttagcatggccaattcacctgacccgcacatctttggactgtgggaggaaaccggagcacccggaggaaacccacgcagacacggggagaacgtgcaaactccacacagtcagtcgcctgaggcgggaattgaacccgggtctcaggcgctgtgaggcagcagtgctaaccactgtgccaccgtgccgcctaatctaacaatctaagattgtttactgtctCACATCCCCCTGACACTGGAatccttttgctataaatcctgtgtctcaggGTATGGTTCCCCCACCAGCAGCAgtgcaccgaaagctagtgcttccaagtagaCCTGTTGGGGCTACAACCTGGTGCTGTtagcccaccccagtccaacattggctgcTGACGTCATTGCTCCGCTAGGCCCGCCCCTTCATTCTCTCCCATTGGTTGGAGGACTGACCCCCGCCGAGCGGTCCTCCAGCACCGCCCCCGTCTCCTCCGATTGGCCGGCGCCTTCCGTCAATCGCCCAGGTCGGCGAGGGCGGCCGCGGGCATGCGCAGCGCGGAGTTGCTACCTGAACGACTGGGCGCATGCGCAGCCGCCATTTCCTTGTTTACCTGAAGAGTTGGGTCAGTTGTCCTGCCTCCAGTGGAATGAGCTGGAGAGAATTGGACAATATCTCTGGGGGGTTTTAGCCCAAGAAGGAGgatgaaagggagggagggagaatctGTAACTTGCAGGGATCAAGAGAAGAGGATATTCCACagaaactggaattgtctgttGAATGAATTCTCTGCCTCACTGACAGTGAACAGTTTGGTCATCTCCTGTCACAGGGACTGGAAGAGGAGGGCTCAcaccaaggaaacccaaacgaAACGTCAGATCTGACAGAGTCGCTCCATCCGTCAGGAGCTGAGCATCACCGGCCTCCGATTGTGGAAGGGGGGAACGTTTGTCTCTTTTGTCTGAGGGTGTAGATTGCAAACATCAGCGTGACTGGGAACGCACCTGAATGAGGGTGTTCGAGTGAAATGACTGTGGAAAGAGCTTTAACCGGTCACACAGGCTGAAAAAAACGATTGCATGTTCACAGCAGGGAGGAACTCTCTGTCTGGACTAGGATTCAACTGCTCCTTCAGTTTGGAGGGACACAAAGGCCCTGTAGACCATGGGGAAGCCACGTAAAAGTGTGAAGCGTGGGAAGGGATTCAGAGGTCCATCCAAGATGGATGGTCATCCGCGCAAAaccaccggggagaggccattcatctgctcCACGTGTAACAAGGGGTATCCTAGTCTGTCCGGTTTATGTATCCACCGGAGAACTCACTCCGGGGTGAAATCGTACGTCTGTGACACGTGTGGTATGGGATTTGCTTATTCATCCAGTTTACACGTACATCAGCGAAtacacaccggggagaagccattcacgtgTTCCAAGTGTGAAAAGAAATTTGCTCATTTATCCAGCTTCCAGGTACACCAGAGGGCTCACACCGGGGAGAAGTCATTCATCTGCCCCAAGTGTGGTAAGCGGTTTGCTCATCCATCTGGGTTACGTACGCACAAGAAGGTTCACAtcggggagaaaccattcacctgctctgattgtgggaagggattcactcagtcattcAGGCTCCAGCAACACCAGCGAATGCACACCAGGGAGAATCCGTTCATGTGCTCCGAGT
This genomic window from Hemiscyllium ocellatum isolate sHemOce1 chromosome 27, sHemOce1.pat.X.cur, whole genome shotgun sequence contains:
- the LOC132828691 gene encoding gastrula zinc finger protein XlCGF17.1-like, whose product is MGKPRKSVKRGKGFRGPSKMDGHPRKTTGERPFICSTCNKGYPSLSGLCIHRRTHSGVKSYVCDTCGMGFAYSSSLHVHQRIHTGEKPFTCSKCEKKFAHLSSFQVHQRAHTGEKSFICPKCGKRFAHPSGLRTHKKVHIGEKPFTCSDCGKGFTQSFRLQQHQRMHTRENPFMCSECGRGFAESSTLHKHQKAHTEKKPFACPDCERRFSWLTNYQSHRGTHTGRSPFTCSDCGRRFAHSSKFCEHRRTHTGERPFICPDCGKGFAQTSTLHVHQRTHTGERPFTCPKCRKRFTQVSSLYQHRKRCAK